Proteins encoded within one genomic window of Pygocentrus nattereri isolate fPygNat1 chromosome 7, fPygNat1.pri, whole genome shotgun sequence:
- the LOC108434050 gene encoding extracellular calcium-sensing receptor-like: MESIFTLLHVVMAIINFYSTNGTFCNLQGEAVYPTISKDGDIIVGAILPIHQTWKITDVSYTDKPSALDCMNIDFRDMQLSQSLIFATEEINNSSSLLPGVSLGYKIYDTCSSTTMGVRVAMALINGNENSALNEQCTKPAQVLAIIGETQSSVSMTIAKSVGPFSIPLISPYSTCECLSDKRTYPSFLRTIPSDYYQSRALAEMVKHFGWTWVGALRRDDDYGNSGMAAFTEAAEQLGICLEYSMSYFRTYSQEKVLRIIQQIKSSTSRVIVAFVTHLDFEILLDVFYEHNITGYQWVGTESWISDSTVARLDKHKILQGAIGLAIPNTTVTGLKEFILDINPLKSTGSTIFTEFWEALFKCKYTVQNDSEDTTVCTGKEKLSETDNEYTDMTLMPFFCNVYKGVYAVAHTLHDLLGCKQTCPTKKQPDPLTFLEHLKRVRFKTKDGEEVYFDKNGDPVAKYEIINLQTVEDHHEFVMVGIYDSSFPAHNRLSVKMASVVWAQNKDQVPVSVCSESCPPGTRKAVQKGKPICCFDCIPCAEGEISNMTDSIKCEQCYQDFWSNPHRNECVKKEIEFLSYDETMGILLTAVSITGTFITIIIAIIFFRYKNTPIVKANNSELSFLLLFSLALCFLCSLTFIGRPSEWSCVLRHTVFGITFVLCISCVLGKTIVVLMAFRATLPGSNVMKWFGPPQQRLSVLAFTFIQVFICVLWLTTSPPFPFKNLNYYKEKIILECQLGSAVGFWAVLGYIGLLALLCFVLAFLARKLPDKFNEAKFITFSMLIFCAVWITFIPAYVSSPGKFTVAVEIFAILASSFGLLSCIFLPKFYIIIMKPEKNTKKQLMSKVPVK; the protein is encoded by the exons CATTGATTTTAGAGACATGCAGTTATCACAGTCCTTGATTTTTGCAACAGAAGAGATCAACAACAGCTCTTCTTTACTCCCGGGTGTTTCACTGGGCTACAAGATTTATGACACATGCAGTTCCACCACTATGGGAGTGAGAGTGGCTATGGCACTTATTAATGGAAATGAGAACTCAGCCTTGAATGAGCAATGTACAAAGCCAGCACAAGTGCTAGCCATAATTGGTGAGACCCAGTCATCAGTGTCAATGACAATTGCAAAGAGTGTCGGACCTTTCAGCATTCCCTTA ATTAGTCCATATTCCACCTGTGAATGTCTCAGTGACAAAAGGACATACCCCTCATTTTTGCGCACTATTCCCAGTGATTATTACCAGAGCAGAGCACTGGCAGAGATGGTCAAGCATTTTGGCTGGACATGGGTGGGCGCATTAAGAAGAGATGATGACTATGGTAACAGTGGGATGGCTGCATTTACTGAAGCTGCAGAACAGCTGGGTATTTGCTTAGAATATTCCATGTCATATTTTAGAACTTACTCACAAGAaaaagtgctgagaataatccagcAGATCAAAAGCTCTACTTCTCGAGTGATTGTGGCATTTGTCACTCATTTAGACTTTGAGATTTTGCTGGATGTATTTTATGAGCACAACATTACTGGATACCAGTGGGTTGGAACTGAATCTTGGATCTCTGATTCTACTGTAGCCAGACTGGATAAGCACAAAATACTGCAAGGAGCCATCGGGCTAGCAATACCCAATACAACAGTGACGGGTCTGAAGGAATTCATTCTGGATATAAATCCACTGAAATCCACAGGCAGTACCATTTTTACTGAATTCTGGGAAGCTTTGTTTAAGTGCAAATATACAGTGCAGAATGACTCCGAAGACACAACAGTGTGTACAGGAAAGGAGAAACTGTCTGAAACTGACAATGAATACACAGACATGACCCTGATGCCTTTTTTCTGTAATGTGTATAAGGGTGTGTATGCTGTTGCCCATACCCTACATGACCTACTTGGCTGCAAGCAGACATGTCCTACAAAGAAGCAGCCTGACCCTCTCACT TTTCTAGAACATCTGAAAAGGGTGCGCTTCAAAACAAAAGATGGTGAAGAggtttattttgataaaaatggTGACCCTGTGGcgaaatatgaaataataaatttgCAAACTGTTGAAGATCACCATGAGTTTGTCATGGTTGGAATTTACGACTCTTCTTTCCCTGCTCACAATCGATTATCAGTGAAAATGGCCTCTGTTGTGTGGGCACAAAATAAAGATCAG GTGCcggtgtctgtgtgcagtgagagctgcCCTCCAGGCACCaggaaggctgtgcagaaaggaaagcctATCTGCTGCTTTGACTGTATACCATGTGCTGAAGGAGAGATCAGCAATATGACAG ACTCCATTAAATGTGAACAATGCTACCAAGACTTCTGGTCAAATCCACACAGAAATGAATGTGTAAAGAAGGAAATTGAATTCTTGTCATATGACGAAACTATGGGAATTTTGCTAACGGCTGTTTCTATCACTGGAAcatttataacaataataatagcaattatATTCTTCAGATACAAAAATACACCAATAGTCAAAGCGAACAACTCAGAGCTGAGTTTCTTATTACTCTTCTCACTGGCTCTGTGTTTCCTttgttcacttactttcattggTCGGCCCTCTGAGTGGTCCTGTGTATTACGTCACACAGTGTTTGGGATCACCttcgtcctctgcatctcctgtgttctggggaaaacaatagtggtgttaatggccttcagagctacacttccaggcagtaatgttatgaaatggtttgggcctccacagcagagactcagtgttCTTGCTTTCACTTTCATACAGGTCTTTATTTGTGTACTTTGGTTAACAACATCCCCTCCTTTCCCCTTCAAAAATCTAAACTACTACAAGGAAAAGATCATTCTAGAATGTCAGTTAGGTTCTGCAGtaggtttctgggctgtgctgggttaTATTGGACTTTTGGCtctactgtgttttgttttagctTTTCTGGCTCGGAAGCTGCCTGATAAGtttaatgaagccaagttcatcacattcagcatgctcatattctgtgcagtTTGGATCACTTTCATcccagcttatgtcagctctcctggaaagttcactgtagctgtggaGATATTTGCCATTTTGGCTTCAAGCTTTGGTTTGttatcctgcatttttcttccAAAGTTTTACATAATCATAATGAAACCAGAAAAGAACACTAAAAAGCAACTTATGAGTAAAGTGCCAGTTAAGTGA